The DNA sequence CGTCCTCCCTGCCTTCACAACATGCCTGAACTCCTCGGCCTTCTTCTTCAGTGATTCCACAAGGCTCCGTCCCTCTGCCATGTACTTCATTGCCTTGGTAACTGCTGTCAGCCTTATCATGGTAGGAAATACGTCATTGGTGGACTGGCTCATGTTCACATGGTCATTAGGGTGTATGACGGAGTAATCCCCCTTCTTCTTTCCCAGTATATCCAGCGCGACATTGGCTATGACTTCGTTGGCATTCATGTTGTATGATGTCCCAGCTCCCGCCTGGAAGAGGTCAATAACGAACTGGTTGTGGAATTCACCGCCAATGATCCTGTCGCATGCCTTCTTTATTGCATCGGCCTTGTCCGCTGGCAGTTTGCCTCCCATGTTGTTGGCAGCTGCGGCAGCTTTCTTGATGATGGCCATGGAATTTATGTGATCCGAGTCGGCAGTCAGGCCGGTTATCCTGAAATTGTCGATTGCCCTTACCGTGTTCACACCGTAATACAGCTTATCGTCTATGGAAACTTCGCCAAGAACGTCCTTCTCTTTTCTTTCCATGATCATGATATGGCAAGACATTATATAGCAATTTTCCGAGTGAAGAGACAGCCTGATATCCAAGCAATATACGGGAAAGGGGGTTCAGATCCTGGCTGAAGAAAGCTTAATTATAGGCAATTAAATCGGATGCAATGACAGGCAGGGCACTGATAATAATCTCCTCTGGTGAGGAAGCAAGAGAGAAAGCAATGACTGGAATAATGTACGCCGTTAATGCAAAGAAAAACAACTGGCTGGATGATGTCAGGCTTATGTTCTTTGGCCCAAGTGAAAAGCTCATACTCAGCGAGGATGAGGAAATCAGGAATAGCATGGAAGCTATCAGAAAAGCTGGTCTGGTTCCAACGGCCTGCAAGGCCATTGCACGTAACGAGGATATTGAACCGAAACTGATCAAAAACGGAGTGAACGTTGAGTATGTTGGGACCACAATAAGCAACCTTATCAGGGAAGGATACTCGGTCCTGACATTCTGACCGTACTGATTTCTAGCGGATCGTGAATATTCTGGCATATCTCTATGAGAAAGATTCTGCTTCTGAAGCAGTGCTACCACACTCCAAGAGGAAATTTCTTGAACATATAGCGTGAGTTGCCATGATTTTCAGGAAAAATGCGTGTAATAGAGAGAAATAAGAGAGATTCCAGTGTTTTCCGCGTAAAATGGGATTCCATGGGGAAATGAAGCCATTCCAGTTAAGCCCCTAAGTCATAGGGAATCCTCGAATGGCATTTTCCCGAGAATTATATAGAAACACTTCGAAGAAATTTAATACATTGTTTCGATTGTGTAAAAGGTAATTTGAATGAAAGATACCGAGGTAGTGGTTAGAGTCGCGGGCGCTGCAGGCGACGGTGTCCAGTCTGCCGGGCTCATAATCGCAAAAGCGTTTTCAAGAAGTGGATTGTACGTTAACACATACAATTACTATCAGAGTTTGATAAGAGGGGGTCAGAGCTGGTATCAGATAAGAGCTGCACATGAGAAGGTAAGGAGCCAGGGCGACGGGCTGGATGTCCTCATTGCACTGAACAAGGATGGATTGACAAGACATACAAACCCCATGATCAACGAGGGTGGAGCATCTCCTCTCGAGGGTGTTGCAATATTTGACAAGGAAATAACAGGGTACGAGAAGGGAAAAGCAACGTACTGTGAGATGCCGCTCGGAGAAATAGCCGCGAAGTACGGAAAGAACGCGCTGATGAAAAATACCGTTGCAATAGGAGCCATGGCGGCTGCAGTTGGCCTTGATTTCAGCATACTGTCCGGCGTCATCGCCGACCAGTTTGGGAAGAAGGGCGACGTTGCTGACCAGAACGTGAAGGCAGCAAAGGAAGGATATGATTATTACTCTTCAAATTTCAAGAAACTCGGCAAGAAGATACAGTATGGCAAGACAAAGAGGTACCTTATGGCCGGAGGAGAGGCTGTCGGACTCGGTGCAGTGAGTGGCGGGCTGAAGATGTATGTTGGATACCCAATGACACCTGCGTCGTCTGTAATGCATTATCTGGCGTCACACACTGAACAGTTCGGGCTATTTGTCAAGGTATCGGAGGATGAAATATCCGCAATCAACATGGCCATAGGTGCAAATTATGCAGGCGTGCGCGCCATGACCGGTTCCTCGGGAGGAGGTTTTGCACTGATGACCGAGGCTCTGGGAATGTCAGGCATGGTCGAGGTGCCACTTGTAGTTTACGAAGCACAGAGATCCGGCCCATCCACTGGATTGCCTACAAAGACGGAACAGGGCGACCTTATGCAGGTTATAGGCGCGTCCCAGGGTGACTACCCGAAAGTTGTTTTTGCGCCCAGGAACGTCGAGGAAGCGTTCTACATGACAAGGGAGGCACTGAATCTGGCCGAGAAGCTGCAGATGCCGGTGATAGTCATGTCAGATCTTTACCTTGCTGAACATTATGAGTCCGTTGAAAACCTGGACCTTAATTTCAAGATCGACAGGGGAAATTTTGCCAAGGACAACCAGCCGGATTTCAAGAGGTACCAGTACACGGACAGCGGAGTTTCGAGCCGTGCACTTCCAGGACAGGCCGGCCTCATGCACAACGAGGATTCCGATGAACACAATGAGTACGGCGCGGTGGTCAGCGATGCTGAAACAGATCCGACCCTCAGGCGCCTCTCCATGGAGAAGAGGATGAAGAAGATCAATATCTATCTCAAGGAAATGCCGCCAACAGACACGTACAGGTACAGTGACGCAGAATACGCAATCGTGCAGTGGGGATCGACCCAGGGAGTGGTTGAGGAAGCTGTTGACATGTTGAGAGAAAAGGGCATAAAGGCTGGTGCCGTGGAGATCAACAGAGTATATCCACTGAACCCGGACATGGGAAAGCTGTTCTCCGGAAAAAAGAAGATAATAGTTGTTGAAAACAACTATTCTGGACAGATAAACAGGTTCCTGAGATCGGAGTTCCTGGTCAAGACAGAACTTATTACAAAATACGATGGGGAAAGCTTCTACCCCGGTGCTCTTGCGGAAGAGCTGGAAGCAGTTATAAGGAGGAATTGAAATGGTTACACTGGCAGATTATAAGGGTAAGGTAAAACCGGACTGGTGTCCGGGTTGCGGAAATTTTGCACAGCTTTCCGCAATAGGTGGAGCGCTGACTGAACTGGGAATTGAGCCGAAGGATTCGGTTGTGGTTTCAGGAATTGGATGTTCAAGCAACATGCCTGAATTCATAAACATGTACGGGTTCCACGGCCTTCATGGCAGGCTTCTTCCGGTGGCAGAGGCAATCAAGTGGGCAAACGACAAGCTGACCGTGATAGGATACGGGGGAGACGGCGACGGATTCTTCGAGGGTACGCAGCACTTCTACCACACGTCGAAGAGAAACGTTGACATCACTTACATCGTCTCTGACAACCAGATCTTTGGCCTGACCACCGGCCAGGCTTCCCCAACGACTTCCATGGGCATGGTTACTAAGACAACCCCAAATGGGAATATAGAGAAACCTCTTAATCCGCTGGACTTTGCACTTACTGCAGGTGCTACTTTTGTGGCGAGGGCGTTCTCCGGCGATGCCAAACACCTTAAGGATGTTATCAAGGCAGGCATACAGCATCGTGGATTTTCGTTCATAGACGTATTAAGCCCGTGTGTGACGTACAACAAGCTCAACACATACGATTTCTTCAGGAAGAGGGTATACCACATTGAAGGAAATGACCGGAAGGACTTAATGCAAGCTTACCGCATTGCCCAGGAATGGGGAGACAGGATACCAATAGGCATACTTTACGAGAACACAGACAAGACATATGAGGACTATGATCCAATCCTGTCGAAGGGGCCGCTCATAAATAACCCCGTTCATAAACTTGTGGAAGATGACCTGGAAGAGTTTGTGTAATGATTCCGATACCATTTTTAATTTTTTAGGTTCCTGAGAACAATTTACTGTTACGAAGTCGAGCCCAAAGTTTTCCGGATTTGTTCTTTCTCTCCTTCCATTTTCTTCTTTTGTTTCTTTGGTTCTTCTAAGTTTTTTGGGGCTGAATCATGATTGTATTGCAAATCAGGAAACTAAGCTTCTGAATTCCGAAGGAGGATGCGATAGCATGTTCTTGATTTACGTCTGGATTATGAAAATAGCGAGAAACATTGCTTTTCTAATCATTTGATTTTTATCTTACCTCCAATATTGTCGGAAGAGCTGTTTCTTTTTCATCAATTTCCTTACTGATAGCTGCCCGTCAACCATTATATTGTTTTCCCCAAGTTTTGTCTACTTCCCGTATCGGAACCCGTTACTCCATATACTTTCCTGTACATAAGCGTGGACCTGAGCGATCTTTCGACCTATGTAGGGTAAAAGTCTGGGATACTCGAGACCCTTCCGCTTCGAAACATGCTTGACCTTCTCGGTCACACGGCTCTCCTTGTGACTTCACGCAACGGCACTATACCGGATTTTGCCTCTCTTGGATTTAAGTTTCTTGCGGTGTACTCGATTATAGACATTATCGGAGATGGAGAGATGACTCTTCCTGCACCTGTATGCCATGAACTTATAGAACAGCCAGTCTATGAATTTCTGTAATACATTGTATGTCCTGCTTGCGTATGTGTGGTTGAAGTAGTTAGTCCAGCCCATGATAAGGTAGTTTAATCCCCCCTCATGGCTCCCTTTTCATTGATGGCAAGATTCTTCCTGTTTAGTACCTGTTTTGCCTTTTCCCTGAAGTTCTTCACTCCTTTCCTTGGGGGCCTGGCATATGGTGACATCTTTCCTCTTCCTTGTTATGCATCTCTGGAAGAAGTGGAAGTCAATGAAGTCAAAGCCTTCCCTTGTTGTGGTTATCCTGCTCTTCTCTTCGTTAAGGGACAGCTTGAGTTTATCCAGCAGTTGCCTAATGATTGCCGCGATCGCCATGATTGTTTTAGGATTACTGAGTGATAATATCACCATGCCGTCCACCCATCGTATGAGGTGCGCATCGTATTCCTGTGCAGCGTACCTGCCCTCTTCATCCCAGAAACCGTCTATAAGGTTCAGGTATGTGTTCGCAAGAAGTGGTAATATGACACCGCCCTAGCGGTGTGCCGAGGGTGGGATATGTCGTTTACCCAGTATACGGCGCCTGCCCTGAGCCATCCCCTGAAACGGGGAAGAAAAAAGCTGTCCATTTTCCCCTTTTCTATCAGAGATATCATTCATTATCCTGCGATCAATGCTGTCTAAGAACGAGGATATGTCCATGTCCACGATCTCGGTGCATCCATAATTCGTGTATTTCCGTACCTCAAGCGATGCCTCCTTTGCCGACCTGTTCAGCCGGTACCATAACTGCAGTCATGGAAATCGGCATCAGATCTTTTCCAGGATGAGTCAAACTTAACCTCTTTGACGTACCATGGTTACTCTAGAGTCGGTGCTTATTGAATAATTCATTATTAACCATATTAAAGAAATGAGTTCGGATGTGTATACACCTATCGAAGATTGATTAGATCCAAAAAAAATAAATAAAAAAAATAAAAAATGGGTAAAAAATTAGCTGGTATAGGTCAGGAAATTATACAGTGTGTCAGCTCCGCCACCAATCATAACATTTTCCTGGTAGTTTTGTATGGAACTAGGTGTGATATGCGAGCTAACGACAAAGTATTGAACCTGTTGGAACAGTTCTACCTGGAATGTCAGGTTTATGAACATTCTGTCCATCTGTAATGCGTATGATTCCTGGGCCGACCCGGCACTGGCGAAGGTTTCGTTGTAAAGAGTGCTCATATTATGCATTTGTCCAGCTTCTGTTGCATTATGTATTGGGTTTGACGAACTTCCTATCCATGATGGGTACATTCCATCAGTTGCAGGATAAACTGACAGAGTAGAGCTGGGCAAAGCCATTGGTTTCAGATAATCCGTTGGGAACGGGTAATCAGGGGCCCATCCAAGCAAGTATATTGGCATTGGGTTTGTGCCAGGTCCAGTACCATATTCATAGTTTATTAGCTGGTTGAAAGGCGTAGGTTCCTGCTGAATTGCGATGCCAGTTACTTGGAGTATATAGTTGGTCCAAGTGGATATTCCCGCCTGATCAACAGGATCAGGCGTGTTATAGAATATAGGAAGCGTTACCTGTTTTCCGTTGTACATCAATTTTCCTCCGGACATTGTTAAGTTAAGTTTAGCCCCGCTGTGAGCCATAAAAGTATCCCAGTAATTTTTAGCTATGGTCAAGTCGAAGTATGGTACATGCCCACCAGTCGAAGCGTTTAGTTGAGCTGGTGTTTGATAGTATGCCATACCCTGAGGTATGATGCCAGCAAAGAACGCACCAAATGAATATTGCGGATAGGCAGGATTACCAAGTTGGTCCTGAAGGTATTTTGTTTCATTGTACGCATATGCAAACGCAGCTCTTGCATTTGGGCTTGTGAACATGGCGGCTGGAACATTTGCGCTCGGATCAATATTTGCAAGAGTTGCAGTATTTACTAGTGCGTTGAAATTGTAGAAGAAAACTGACAGCGATGGGAATCCAAATATATTTGCCTTACCTGAGTCTTTAAGCGCTACTGCATTTCCCCACGACGATGTTGGTATTCCTCCCTGCTGGGCTGATCCACCCTGTAACTCTAGATACGGAGTATTTGTATTACTCAAATATTGTATTGCGACTGTTTTAATCGTCGGAGCAGGATACCAAGAGCCGGGCGCTTTGTAATATGGATTTGCCTGAAGCACTATCTCCTGTCCTGGTAGTATATACTCTATGGTATACGGACCATCAGCCATCACGTGATTCTGAATGTATGTATTGTATGACCCCGACTGCCCAAAAACTTTATATGCTTGGAACCCAGCAGGAGTGAATGTAATTGCCGCACCATTTGCTATAAACCAGGAAGCTTCGGAAACATAATCTCCCGATGCAGTGAGAACCTGGAATGCCAACGTTGGCGTCACTGGTTGCTGGAAGTGTATAGTTAAGGTATTCGAGGCATTGTTGTAGGTAATGTTGTCAGTAATATTGTGATAGGTGTTCGTAACGTAATAGTTCCCAGGTAGTACATATTGACCAAGTATCCATCCAGGATCGTTAGCATTTATGAAAAGCAGGTCACGGACAAGAGAGTAGTATACATCATATGCCTTGACAGGTTGTCCATTGGCAAAGCTTGCGTTTGCTCGTATTGTAAACGTGTAGTTTTCGTAGGGCTGAAGAGCTGTAGAGTAGGTAACTGTTTGTCCTGCCTCATTGGTATAGCTGGATGTGTAAGTTTTGGAATAATTATTGATACCGCCGTTTGTAATGTTCGGAAGCTGAGTTGCTAGGAAAGGATTGAAAGAAATTGTGCTATTTCCATTATACACCAAGAGTCCGGGATTAGTGTTATCAAGTATCTCATTACTGACCGTATCATAAGCTATTGCTGGATCCAGTGTTCTGTATCCACCAGCGGCTAATTCTGCATTAGTGTATATTGCATTTGATGAACTTGGCACACTGACATGGTTGAAAATAGGTATGTTAACGAATATGGAAGTAGTTGTTAGTGTTCCGTAATTAATCACACCTGTAGTAGTATTAACGACAGCACTAGAGGTGAACAGTTCAAGAGTGTAGTATCCACTGGTAAGTCCATTGAGATAATAGATCATATTTCCTGGTGCCTGATATAAATAAAACGGACTGGATGAATTTCCCAGATTGTTAGCAACAAACTGATAATTCTGCTGTTGAATCATGTTAGCTCCTTGATATACGTCCATTGACTGATTTACTGTTTGATAAGAACTATTAGCTGGAGAGCCTGCTCCCATGGAATATGTCAGATTAACACCTGGCGCAAAAATCAATGGGTTCAAAATAAGTGGAGCGCTTGAATTGCTATTAAGAAGCAAAGTACCGTATGATGCGTTGAAATCCTTTAAAGCTGACGTCGGATATCCAACGGTAAGCGGTATGAGATTGTTGCTTGATGTTGTACTACCATAATTAACGCTGTACATTATGAAATAATCTCCTGTTGTGTTATAAGTGTGGCTGATCTTCAAACTATTTCCCGTACTGTTAAATGTATTGTAAGTACCATCTCCAAACCAAACAGAAACATTCTTGAAACTGCTAGACTCGTTCACATAAAACGAGTAAGTCGATCCAAGTCCTACTGCTTCCTGCGTGGTTGTAACTACATTCGCACTGACACCACTGCTTGTTGATGGGTGGTAAAAAGCTAATACAGCAAAGGCCGCTAATATGACTACCAACACAACTATCACCGCATAAAATTTCACGTTAGTTGTTGGTTTCTTAGCAGGTCCCCTTGTTCTATCTACTTTCGGTTCACTACTATTATTTTCCATTTTGTTCCTCCAAAGAGTTGTGCGTCTATATTCAAATTTATGTATATAAACCCTTTTGTCGTTGCAAATGTGTTTGCTAATTCATTATGCCTCCGTCATTCGCCTCATTTAGTTGAAGCAGATGACCTTCATGGAGATTCCCCTTGCCATGTTTTCAGGCTTTATGGCCTTGATTATTTCTCCCATGGTTCTTTTCAGGCCAGAGAAATAGATTACAACGATCCACCTTTAACCGTATTCATTGTCCTTTTTCCACTGCTTCTCACCGATCTTCCTGACCCGTCTGACGCCTATTGCCCTGGAAGGTGATCCTCTCGACTGCGTGAATGCATTCTCCCTCGTAGGAATCGCCGCTTTACTGCCAAGGAAGCTATGTGTATAACCCTATTGTCTCGAAGTCGGGCGTCAAACTACACAATAACCACATGACACCATTTTACAATGGCCTTCAGGCACCCTCTTTCAGTATAGGGAAATTGAAACCGAGATCATGTAGATCGATGCCATCAATGAAAGCATCCATGAACCTGGCTGGATTATCCTGTCCTATATAGTTTTCAATCATGTCAGGAAGCAACAAGAGCTGTCTTCTGCCTGCTCCAGAAACGTAAGACCCACTCATCACGCTGTATATTACTGAGTCATGAATATATCTATAGCTTCTAAAAGTCGTACAATTCAGGGTCTAATAATTTTCACACAGTCTCGTGGATGATTAAGAATTCAGGGAAGCGAAAGGACATTTTTGAGTCTATAAGCTCATGCCGTGGTGGTAAATATAGGGGGATTTGGTCAATATAGGACTTAGTATTACAGCGGTTCGCAATTATTACTAAAGTGAAATCTGGAAGCTAGATAAACCTATACTGAGCAATTATTTTCGTTTCTTGTAATACCAAGGGACTACTCCTCTCCCCCAAAATTTACTGTATACGACTATTTCCATGTAAATAAATAATGATTCCGAAAAAAATATTAGGATAAGTACGTACACAGACAGCAACTGAACCCCGCCAAAATAAAATGATAAAACATAATTCTCAGCATGGAATCCAGATACAAAAGTATAGGGTTCAGGAAGAAGTAGGATATCTATAATTAATGAAACTACGATAAATCCTCCTTTAACGAAATCTGCAAAAATATAGCCTAATAATTGAGTTTTTGTAAGATCTTTTGATGAAATTTCGCGCTCATTTTTATCCTTTAATTCAGGTAGGTATCTCGACATCAGGAATCTCTTCGTCTTTGGGTTGACTTTTGTCCTCATAGATTAGACATGAAACAAAATGTCCCGTAGTAACCTCTTTAAGTCTAGGGATATCATACTTTATGAAAGTTATCACAACTTTATCTGCAGACAGGAGTTCAACTTCAGCTATGGCTAAAAATTTTACCCCGCCTTTCAGTTCGCTCTCCTTCCGTATAAGATTTTTCATAAATCTCACAGATTCTTGAGTGTCAGATAACGGAGACTCAAAATGAATTTCAATTTCATTTTTTTCGGTGTCGCTTATTATACTCACAATTCTTGGAAACATCTTCGCTTCTGGATTCCTGAATGGATCAAGCATATCTCTTATTGGTTCGGCAAGATCGGAAGCCGACCATCCGCAATTCTTCATAGCCACTGGGCACCTAGGGTGAAAATAGCAGCCAGTAGGCGGGTTTGATGGGCTAGGAATTTCACCCTCAAGTATAATTCTATTAATTTTTGTTTTTGGATCCGGAATAGGTATAGCAGATAAAAGAGCTTTAGTATACGGATGTAACATCTTCGTAAACAAGGCGTTCGTTTCAGCCAATTCAACGACTTTACCGAGATACATGACTGCAACCTTATCCGCCATCATTCTGATGACGCTAAGGTGGTGAGATATAAATATAAAGCTTATGTTTCGCTCCTGCTGAATACTTCTCAATAGATTTAATATTTGAGCTTGGACTGAAACATCAAGAGCCGACGTCGGTTCATCTAATATCAATACTTTTGGATTTATAACTAAAGATCGTGCGATCCCTATTCTCTGCCGCTGACCTCCACTGAATTCGTGGGGAAATCTATATAGATGATCTTCGCTGAGTCCTATCTTTTGAATAATATCTAAAGTTTCTTTGAAAATATCACTTGCATTCATTTTGGTCAGAAGTTTCATCGGTTCTGCTATAATATCCTTTACTAACATTCTTGGATCCAGAGAACTATAAGGGTCCTGAAATACCGGTTGTATTAGTTTTCTATATTCTTTCATATCTCTCTTAGGTATTTTTGTAAGAGAATATTTTTTTCTGAGCGGCTCCAGTTCTTTCATTACCTCTCTTACTCCAGGGTCTTTGTCACTGGAACCGGCATTTCTCAACTTAATTTCAGTCAATTTCTGTTCAAGTGTAATTATATTATTCATTATTTCTGATGGAAGGTTCAAGTACACGTTTCCAGCTGTAGGCTCAATAAGCCTCAAGACGCTTCTTCCAAGGGTTGTTTTACCACATCCTGTCTCCCCTACTATACCTATTGTCTCTCCCTCTCTCAGAGAGAACGAGATATCATCTAGGGCTCTAACCTGACCCTTAGACTTCCTTAATCCTGAAGAAACATCAAAATACTTTTTTATATGCGATACGTAGAGTACCGTATTGTTTTGTTCGCTATTCTCACTCATCCGATTCCACCTCATTTGAAAACAGGAAACACGCAACTTTTTGATTCTTGTTATCATTTAGCGCCAGTAATTTAGGTTTATCAGTTTCACAAATGTTCATCCTGAATGTACATCTAGGATGAAATCTGCATCCACTTGGTGGTGCTATTAGATTAGGAACAGATCCTGGGATGGATTCAAGAATGTCAGCACGCTTAACATCAGCCCTTGGAATTGACTTTAACAGACCGATAGTGTACGGATGTTTGGGGTTATAAAAAATATCATTAACGGGTGCTTCCTCAACTAGATTACCTGCGTACATAATACCTATTTTGTCACACATCTCCGCAACGACTCCTAAGTCATGTGTAATGAATAATATAGATGTGCCAGTAACTACTTTTAAATCTTTAATAAGTTCCAGTATTTGTGCTTGAGTTGTTACGTCTAGTGCAGTAGTTGGCTCATCCGCTATCAGTATTTTTGGATTTGAAGATAGTGCCATCGCTATCATCACTCGTTGTTGCATACCCCCGCTCAGTTCATGGGGATAGGAGTCTATAACCCGTTCCGCACCTGCGATATTTACCAACTTCAATAATTCTAAAGTTCTTCTTCGTGCTTCTTTTACATACGGGATATCTATACGTTTTTTGAGTAATTTATACTTGACTCTAAACCAAAATAGTCTTTTGTTTGATTCCTTATATAAACTTCTAATTCTTTCTGACGTTTTTTGTATTAAGGCCAGATCTTTCTCTTCTTCGGCAGTTAATAGATTGGTGTGTAGTTTAAACGCCTCTTCTTCGGTCTTATAGTAGTCTCTAACTTTTTCTATACCTTTGAGATCTATCCCCTCTACCTGTTCAAATAGGAAATCCTCAAGATCTTTTTCTATTTGGTTTGAGGGAGCCGAAGAATTTAACAACTCCAATATAGAGTCTTGCGACTCCGCAACTCCGAACATACTTATCCACTGTGTTACATATTTTCTTTTCTCTGTATCGTCGTTTATTTTTGAAGCTTCCGTATAAAATGTCTTGATTTGCTCCTCTGTTATAGTTTCTCTCCGTATGATCGAATTTGAAATCTCTATTCTATTATGTAGCAAAATTGGTTCCATTATTTGTCTTCCTACCGTTAATACAGGATTTAAGGAAAGTGCAGGTTCCTGGAAGATCATTGAGACGGTTCTACCTCTTATTTTAGACAAAATAAAATTATGTCTCTTAATCATTTTCCTATTTCTCTTTACGATCACGTTTTTCTCTGAGATTATTTTTATTTTAGCTAATTTATCAAGATCCCCCATAATGTTAAAACCGTCAATGAATACTTTCCCTTTTACGATTCTACCGGGTGGATCTGGAATCAAGTCCATAACTGAAGTAGCTGTAACACTCTTACCACAGCCACTCTCGCCCACGAGACCCATTACTTCTCCTTTATCAATAGAGAAAGTTACTCTATCCAGTGCTTTTACTATGCCACCGGATGTAAAAAATTGAGTGGTAAGTCCTTCAACTTTAAGGTATGAATTATCCTTTATTCTTCTGATGTTTTCTTCTCCACTAATCATAATACCTATCTCCTCAATTTTGGATCAAGCACATCTCTAAGGCCGTCGCCTAAAAGATTTACTGCTATGACAAAAACAAACAAGAATATCCCTGGGAAAAGTACGGCCCACCAAGCTCCCACCGCCGTAAATTCACTTTCCCCTATTACTATTATATTACCCAATTCTGGTATATACGGGTTTGGAAGATGCATGAACCCTATGAAAACTAGGGTCGCAAATACGCCGACAATAGAACCAAGATCTAGCGACAACTGCACCATAACAGGAGACAGAACGTTTGGCATTAGATGCAGAAAAACGTTTCTTAACCCAGATGACCCAGATGCTGTAGATGCCTCAACATATTTCATAGACTTAAGAGATAGTGCCTGTCCTCTACTTATCCTAGCATAAGTAGGCCACCAGATTATAATTAGTGCATAAACAATATCCAACAAAGACGATGCTTGTAGAGCGAAGATTATTGCAAGAGCAAGCACCAA is a window from the Thermoplasmatales archaeon genome containing:
- a CDS encoding D-ala-D-ala transporter subunit, with the protein product MESLNENIVIKQRKHPKLQDYKYTLKLLGKNRLATAGGIIVIIYFLIAILDYVDPQYLQPYLNYILSGGSQSFFLPLSPGFSHGWAYILGETEYNMPIFPYILYSLKVDLTYTVFIVGVGASIGVILGTISGYYGGYLDEIVMRITDIFFSVPTLVLALAIIFALQASSLLDIVYALIIIWWPTYARISRGQALSLKSMKYVEASTASGSSGLRNVFLHLMPNVLSPVMVQLSLDLGSIVGVFATLVFIGFMHLPNPYIPELGNIIVIGESEFTAVGAWWAVLFPGIFLFVFVIAVNLLGDGLRDVLDPKLRR
- a CDS encoding putative ABC transporter ATP-binding protein, encoding MISGEENIRRIKDNSYLKVEGLTTQFFTSGGIVKALDRVTFSIDKGEVMGLVGESGCGKSVTATSVMDLIPDPPGRIVKGKVFIDGFNIMGDLDKLAKIKIISEKNVIVKRNRKMIKRHNFILSKIRGRTVSMIFQEPALSLNPVLTVGRQIMEPILLHNRIEISNSIIRRETITEEQIKTFYTEASKINDDTEKRKYVTQWISMFGVAESQDSILELLNSSAPSNQIEKDLEDFLFEQVEGIDLKGIEKVRDYYKTEEEAFKLHTNLLTAEEEKDLALIQKTSERIRSLYKESNKRLFWFRVKYKLLKKRIDIPYVKEARRRTLELLKLVNIAGAERVIDSYPHELSGGMQQRVMIAMALSSNPKILIADEPTTALDVTTQAQILELIKDLKVVTGTSILFITHDLGVVAEMCDKIGIMYAGNLVEEAPVNDIFYNPKHPYTIGLLKSIPRADVKRADILESIPGSVPNLIAPPSGCRFHPRCTFRMNICETDKPKLLALNDNKNQKVACFLFSNEVESDE